A segment of the Arachis hypogaea cultivar Tifrunner chromosome 5, arahy.Tifrunner.gnm2.J5K5, whole genome shotgun sequence genome:
CATTATTATATCACATCTagtcataataatattaatagtaaTATCCATATGCATAATCCAAAAGCCAAACTACTATCTGAAATTTGTTTTCCTTTTCCTTACAAAATAAAAGGCGAAGAAATTTCCCAAGTTGCATGTTATCTTTACTCTTAAGTCTTAGTCTCTCTTAATTTGTGGAATCCTCTAGCTTGATCTCAGCAATAGCAGCAAGTTGCACCCCAAAGCTACGTGGTACTCAGATCACCATAATCTCGTGTGCTGGAAAGTAACAACTAACAACAACTACTCtccctcaatatatatatatatatatatatatatatatatatatatatatatatattttagtaacacttttaacattttttaaagatctttgtttaaaaataaaaaaacgttagcttaattttaacaatattttttaaaatatcgcAATTATTAATTCATAATCAATGTAACATAATCATACTATAATGATTCATatataaacaaacaaacaatgtTGTTGTTGGGGCCTTAGCAATTTGGTCATTTCCTTCATTTCGGCCATACCCCCAATTTCACATGTATAGGAAGGAATTAGGAAGCCTTCCACTTTGACATTGTGTGTTAACTTGTTGACCCCATTaacataaattatattttgacatTATTATTTAAGGTAGATTCTTCTATAAACTATAGTAGCTGCAGTGGGTATGACACTGATTAATAATCTTAGTAAGAAGATTAAGGCACGGCTTCATagctcaaaaatatatatatgtctGTAAACCAATGAATTCGTCCCGTCCATATTGATGAAACTTTAAAAATCACATTCTTGTGAGATATTCCTTACCAGCAATGTTGACGAATGTTTAAACTATTAAGAAATATATAGTAAACGTGACACATGTTTCTTGCTATTAGAAATTGGTGGAAGAGACTACAGTTGAATAGTTGATCATATTCTACagaaataaaataacttattctATTTCATATTCacgattattttaattttttagaatatattttaattatggcGAATTTTATATTGTCTTTTATTGTTGTACCCAAATTGCCTAACTTATTTTTATAGGTAAAAGATAAAAtgtataaagtaaaaataaaatcgttaaaatttattaaatattatttctttACCTTTTTTAGTAAGTTAGACATCATAATTTAGGCACCATAACATTTATCTttagttattttaaatttattatggttaatagtattttttctttaattttttaaatgtttttaaagCATACAATCAGTCAATAAAATCTAAAACAACGTGTGTACTGGAATGGTCAATTTTATCATATCTAATTTTtgtataacttatttttttataataaattttaaaatttttaagaatatttatttttatattttttaaattaaaatttaattttttttaacaaattagacGTCTTCTTTccgcttattattttttatgtgtgAGAGAGAGGAGTATAATAAAAAGCTGTGAGGAGAGGTATGTTTCACATTGGTATGGAATATACAAATTGAAGGCACcaatttatttgtattatttttttttaaataaataatcacAAATTAGATGGTCTAATTTgtgatttcgaaaataaaaaaaaattaatgttaaaatcggaccgtctgatttttattttaaaaaataaaaaatacaaattgaaCCTctgttttataatttatttttttctttaaacaaaTCGAACCTTCcaatttgtagtttatttttttctccaaacaatcgaaccgtccgatttaaataaaataccatataaaaaaatacataatcttccaataacaatgtattacacatatatttaatcaatataaaaaaaattagcccttCTTTCAAATACCATACCAATCACCGTCGAATTATTGGGGAAAGATGTCAACTCACAATCATAACAAGTCTCAACTCTCAACTTTGAACACCATTAGTCAAAGACACAGCCAAATTCCAGCTTGCTAACATGCGCTGCTTCCTAGTCTCGAAGCTGCTAACATGAGCATGCCTCTATAAAACCTAACCACCCTCTCTAAATAAACTCCACCACAGCAAAATAAAAGCACAATAACCTTTCTGTCACTGAAAGGGTAAAATGGGAATTCTTCAATGTCCCTCTTGTTGCCACTACTCATCATCATCACAACACCATGAAGATCACCAACAACAATCCCATCACTCAAATTCCAACAATACCCTTCTCCATTCAGAatcatcaacctcttcctctctttcttcACAACCAAGTCTACCTTCAGTTCCTTCCCTAACAAcctcacaacaactccaacaacaagaGCTTGTAACCACCATCAACGGTCACTCCTCCGCAATCTTCTGCCTCGCACTCCACGGTAAGTTTCTCTACAGCGGATCCTCCAGCAGCGAGATAAGGAGACACCGAAAAGACACTTTTGCCCCTGATCACAACGTTCTTGCAACAACCACCAACAGTGCCGTTAAGTCCATAACCGTTTTCGGTGATAAGCTTTTCACCGCTCACCAAGACCACAAAATCCGCGTCTGGAAAatccaagaacaagaacaagaacccTACAAATGCATAGCGACGCTTCCAACGTTCAACGACCGAATCTGGAAGCTCTTCTCTTCCAAGAACTACGTTCAAGTTCGGCGCCACAAGAAGTCCACGTGGGTGCACCACGTGGACACAGTCTCCGCCGTCGCCATATCCGTCGATGGAACACTCTTATACTCCGCTTCGTGGGATCGTACCTTCAAGATTTGGCGAACCTCCGATTTCAAGTGCTTGGAGTCCGTTAACGCGCACGAAGACGCCATCAACGCGCTGGTGGTTTCACGCGCCGGTGTAGTTTACACTGGATCAGCTgataagaagataaaaatatGGAAGAAACTTGAGAATTCAAAGAGGCATGCGCTTGTGGGGACGTTGGAGAAGCATAAATCAGCGGTGAACGCGTTGGCTCTCAGCACCAATGGTTTGGTTTTGTACTCCGGCGCGTGTGATAGGTCGATTCTGGTGTgggagaaggaggagaaggaggaaggaGGAGGCGATGGAAATGTGAAGATGGTGGTTGTTGGAGCGTTGAGAGGACACACAAAAGCAATACTGTGTTTGGTTGCAATGGCGGATTTGGTCGTGAGTGGTTCGGCGGATAATAGTGTTAGGGTGTGGCGGCGGAGAGGGATTAGTGTTAATAGTGAGAAGAGTTGTTATTCTTGTTTGGCTGTGTTGGAAGGACATAGAAGACCGGTGAAGTGTTTGGCTGTGGCGGTTGAATCCGCCGACAActgtggtggtgatgatgagaatagtggcggtggcggtggtggtAATTCTTATTTGGTTTATAGTGGTAGTTTGGACTGTGGCATTAGAGTTTGGAGAATAAGGGTTCCCTTGTTTTGATAttctttgtaattttatttttagaaatttttttcttatcattcattGAATTCGTAAATAATATGAGGAGT
Coding sequences within it:
- the LOC112801042 gene encoding protein JINGUBANG, whose translation is MGILQCPSCCHYSSSSQHHEDHQQQSHHSNSNNTLLHSESSTSSSLSSQPSLPSVPSLTTSQQLQQQELVTTINGHSSAIFCLALHGKFLYSGSSSSEIRRHRKDTFAPDHNVLATTTNSAVKSITVFGDKLFTAHQDHKIRVWKIQEQEQEPYKCIATLPTFNDRIWKLFSSKNYVQVRRHKKSTWVHHVDTVSAVAISVDGTLLYSASWDRTFKIWRTSDFKCLESVNAHEDAINALVVSRAGVVYTGSADKKIKIWKKLENSKRHALVGTLEKHKSAVNALALSTNGLVLYSGACDRSILVWEKEEKEEGGGDGNVKMVVVGALRGHTKAILCLVAMADLVVSGSADNSVRVWRRRGISVNSEKSCYSCLAVLEGHRRPVKCLAVAVESADNCGGDDENSGGGGGGNSYLVYSGSLDCGIRVWRIRVPLF